In Oceanobacillus sp. FSL K6-2867, one DNA window encodes the following:
- the queE gene encoding 7-carboxy-7-deazaguanine synthase QueE: MMRKIPVLEIFGPTIQGEGMVIGQKTMFVRTAGCDYSCSWCDSKFTWDGSEKESIQMMKPQKIVEALFEKGGGRFQHVTISGGNPGLLAQLNTLVDLLHENQVKVALETQGSRWQQWFTKIDDLTISPKPPSSGMTTNFETLDFIIHSLKQNQQGDFSLKVVIFGKEDLQYAINIHKRYPDVELFLQVGNDDLGTVEQDKLLPYLLEKYERLVDLVMNSAELNDVRVLPQLHTYLWGNKRGV; the protein is encoded by the coding sequence ATTATGAGAAAAATACCTGTACTTGAAATATTTGGTCCAACCATTCAAGGTGAGGGAATGGTCATTGGCCAAAAAACGATGTTTGTCAGAACGGCCGGCTGTGATTATTCCTGCTCCTGGTGTGACTCGAAATTCACCTGGGACGGTTCAGAAAAAGAATCGATTCAAATGATGAAACCGCAGAAAATAGTGGAGGCCTTATTTGAAAAGGGTGGTGGACGATTTCAGCATGTTACCATCTCTGGTGGGAATCCAGGATTATTGGCACAATTGAATACATTGGTAGATTTACTTCATGAAAATCAAGTGAAGGTTGCATTAGAAACGCAAGGCAGCAGATGGCAGCAATGGTTTACAAAGATAGATGATCTAACAATTTCTCCAAAGCCACCAAGCTCTGGGATGACAACAAATTTTGAAACATTGGATTTTATCATCCATTCATTAAAGCAAAATCAACAGGGGGATTTCAGTTTAAAGGTGGTCATCTTTGGAAAAGAAGATTTGCAATATGCCATTAACATACACAAAAGGTATCCTGATGTAGAATTGTTTCTGCAGGTGGGTAATGATGATTTGGGAACAGTAGAACAGGACAAGTTGTTGCCATATTTGCTTGAAAAATACGAACGGTTGGTTGATCTTGTAATGAATAGTGCAGAATTGAACGATGTTCGGGTATTGCCACAGCTTCACACTTATTTATGGGGCAACAAACGTGGTGTTTGA
- the gatA gene encoding Asp-tRNA(Asn)/Glu-tRNA(Gln) amidotransferase subunit GatA: MSLFDHTIKELEAKLHNKEITVQDLVDESYRRIKEVDGQVHAFLTLDEENARAKAKELDQAADNTASLFGIPSGIKDNIVTKGVRTTCASQFLDNFNDPLYDATAVQKLKNEQAISVGKLNMDEFAMGSTNENSSYTPTRNPWNTDYVPGGSSGGSAAAVAAGEVLFSLGSDTGGSIRQPAAFCGVVGMKPTYGRVSRSGLVAFASSLDQIGPITKTVEDNARVLEVIAGHDEMDTTSANIDVPKYTEALTKDISGLKIAVPKEYLAEGVAPEVRESILEALKVYESLGATWEEVSLPHSKYAVAAYYLLSSSEASANLARFDGVRYGVRSENADNMIDMFKKSRSEGFGPEVKKRIMLGTFALSSGYYDAYYKKAQKVRTLIKQDFDKIFEEYDVIIGPTTPTTAYKVGELIDDPLTMYANDILTIPVNLAGVPGISLPCGFSENGMPIGLQIIGKYFDESTVYRAAHAFEQATDHHKKRPQLGGAN; the protein is encoded by the coding sequence ATGTCATTATTTGACCATACAATTAAAGAATTAGAAGCGAAGCTACATAATAAAGAGATTACGGTTCAGGATTTAGTTGATGAATCTTATCGCAGAATCAAAGAAGTAGACGGACAAGTTCATGCTTTTTTAACGTTAGATGAAGAAAACGCTAGGGCTAAAGCAAAAGAACTTGATCAAGCAGCCGACAATACTGCAAGTCTATTTGGAATTCCAAGCGGGATCAAAGACAATATTGTAACAAAAGGCGTACGTACAACTTGTGCGAGTCAATTTTTGGATAACTTTAATGATCCATTGTATGATGCTACAGCTGTACAGAAATTGAAGAATGAACAAGCTATTTCGGTTGGGAAACTAAACATGGATGAATTTGCAATGGGATCAACCAATGAAAATTCCAGCTATACACCAACAAGAAATCCATGGAATACGGACTATGTTCCAGGTGGATCAAGTGGTGGTTCCGCAGCAGCGGTTGCAGCTGGTGAAGTACTGTTTTCACTAGGTTCCGATACGGGTGGTTCGATTCGTCAGCCAGCTGCGTTTTGTGGTGTTGTAGGAATGAAACCAACGTACGGACGAGTGTCTCGTTCAGGACTGGTTGCATTTGCATCTTCTCTTGATCAAATTGGACCAATCACAAAAACAGTTGAGGACAATGCGCGTGTATTGGAAGTAATTGCTGGACATGACGAGATGGATACAACAAGTGCGAATATTGACGTACCGAAATATACCGAAGCATTAACAAAGGATATCAGCGGTTTGAAGATTGCTGTACCAAAAGAATATTTAGCTGAAGGTGTAGCACCAGAAGTTAGAGAATCTATTCTTGAAGCATTGAAGGTATATGAGTCACTTGGTGCAACATGGGAAGAGGTTTCATTACCACACTCTAAATATGCCGTTGCAGCATACTACTTACTATCATCCTCTGAAGCATCTGCTAACTTAGCTCGTTTTGATGGTGTACGTTATGGCGTGCGGAGTGAGAATGCAGATAATATGATTGATATGTTTAAGAAATCCAGAAGTGAAGGCTTTGGACCGGAAGTTAAAAAACGGATTATGCTTGGAACATTTGCATTAAGTTCTGGATATTATGATGCCTATTATAAAAAGGCACAAAAAGTACGTACATTGATTAAACAAGATTTTGATAAAATCTTTGAAGAATATGACGTTATTATTGGACCAACTACCCCTACAACAGCCTATAAAGTAGGCGAATTGATAGATGATCCATTAACGATGTATGCGAATGATATTTTAACGATTCCAGTGAACCTTGCTGGTGTGCCAGGAATCTCTCTTCCGTGCGGATTCTCTGAAAATGGAATGCCAATCGGCTTGCAGATTATTGGCAAGTACTTTGATGAAAGTACGGTATATCGTGCAGCACATGCATTTGAACAGGCAACAGACCATCATAAAAAACGACCTCAGCTTGGAGGTGCCAACTAA
- the rlmD gene encoding 23S rRNA (uracil(1939)-C(5))-methyltransferase RlmD, whose amino-acid sequence MAKQTAPVKKNETITLRFEDLTHEGNGVGKIDGYPLFVPNALPGEEAIVKVVKANKNFGFGKLINLKTTSPERVEPACHVHCGGCQLQHMSYKLQLDMKQNQVRNVMKKVAHLPDVPIHPIMGMEHPYHYRNKVQIPVGQKNGELIVGYYQKRSHRIVENMDTCRIQDEAINEILPVVRQLANQLGIEPYQEEQHRGELRHIMIRTGHATNEVMIVLVTRTNRLPNKDVLIEELTRQFPNIKSIVQNINEKRTNVILGEKTKVLWGETYIYDKIGDITFAISAKSFYQVNPIQTKVLYDKALEFANISSDDIVVDAYCGIGTISLFLAQKAKKVYGIEVVPDAIEDAKKNAALNGITNAEFTVGQAEKVMPKWKAQGLTPDVIVVDPPRKGCEVDFLQAMIDMEPKRIVYVSCNPSTLARDLRILEDGGYVTKEVQPVDMFPSTNHVEAVTWLEKRLSN is encoded by the coding sequence ATGGCAAAACAAACCGCTCCAGTAAAAAAGAATGAAACAATCACATTACGCTTTGAAGACTTGACCCATGAAGGGAATGGGGTCGGGAAAATTGATGGTTATCCATTGTTTGTCCCAAATGCACTGCCAGGTGAAGAAGCGATTGTAAAGGTTGTTAAAGCAAATAAAAATTTTGGCTTTGGAAAATTAATCAATCTTAAGACAACAAGCCCAGAACGCGTTGAGCCAGCCTGTCATGTACATTGTGGTGGTTGTCAGCTGCAGCATATGAGTTATAAGCTTCAGCTTGATATGAAACAAAATCAAGTGAGGAACGTAATGAAAAAGGTTGCGCACCTCCCAGACGTACCAATTCATCCAATCATGGGAATGGAACATCCATACCATTATCGTAATAAAGTACAAATCCCTGTTGGACAAAAAAATGGTGAGCTCATTGTTGGATATTACCAAAAACGAAGCCATCGAATCGTGGAAAACATGGACACATGCAGGATTCAAGATGAGGCAATCAATGAGATCTTACCAGTAGTTCGTCAGCTTGCTAACCAGCTTGGAATTGAGCCATATCAGGAAGAACAGCATCGCGGTGAACTCAGACATATTATGATCCGGACGGGTCACGCAACAAATGAAGTAATGATTGTGCTCGTAACACGGACAAATAGGCTCCCGAATAAAGATGTCTTGATTGAAGAATTAACAAGACAATTCCCGAACATTAAATCGATTGTTCAAAATATTAATGAGAAGCGTACAAACGTCATACTTGGTGAGAAAACGAAGGTGCTTTGGGGTGAAACGTATATTTACGATAAAATCGGCGATATTACATTTGCGATTTCAGCTAAGTCCTTTTATCAGGTAAACCCTATACAAACAAAGGTGCTGTATGATAAAGCGTTAGAGTTTGCAAACATCAGTAGCGATGATATTGTGGTTGATGCATACTGTGGCATTGGTACAATTTCTTTATTTTTAGCACAAAAGGCTAAAAAGGTTTACGGAATTGAAGTGGTGCCGGATGCAATTGAGGATGCTAAAAAGAATGCAGCCCTAAATGGTATTACTAATGCCGAATTTACAGTAGGACAGGCTGAAAAGGTAATGCCCAAATGGAAAGCACAAGGCCTTACGCCAGACGTTATTGTAGTTGATCCGCCACGTAAAGGCTGTGAAGTAGATTTCTTACAGGCAATGATTGATATGGAGCCAAAGCGAATTGTATATGTATCCTGCAATCCCTCTACATTAGCACGAGATCTTCGAATTTTAGAGGATGGCGGATACGTGACAAAGGAAGTACAACCAGTAGACATGTTTCCTAGCACGAATCATGTGGAGGCAGTTACTTGGTTGGAGAAACGATTGTCTAACTAA
- a CDS encoding diacylglycerol kinase, which produces MKKARIIYNPTSGREAIKRALPTILEKFEIAGFETSAHATTGENDAIAAAKSAVERGYDLIVAAGGDGTINEVINGIAGFDNRPKLGIIPAGTTNDFARALRIPRDIYKAVDIILSNKSMLLDIGKVNEHYFINIAGGGKLTELTYDVPSKLKTMLGQLAYYIKGIEMLPSLKPIKVKIEYDDEVLEDDIMLFLVSNTNSVGGFEKLAPSAKMNDGYFDLLILRKTNLAEFIHIASLALRGAHLDSKNIIYRQAKHVKVSVDEKMQLNIDGEYGGLLPGEFVNLREHIEFFVPEEFMDMQEDLD; this is translated from the coding sequence ATGAAAAAGGCCCGAATTATATATAATCCGACTTCGGGACGTGAAGCAATCAAAAGAGCATTGCCAACGATACTGGAAAAGTTTGAGATTGCAGGTTTCGAGACATCCGCCCATGCTACTACAGGTGAAAATGATGCGATTGCAGCAGCGAAATCAGCAGTGGAACGCGGCTATGATTTAATTGTCGCTGCAGGTGGTGACGGCACCATTAATGAAGTGATTAATGGAATAGCTGGGTTCGATAACCGGCCAAAGCTTGGAATTATCCCTGCTGGTACAACGAATGACTTTGCCCGAGCATTGCGAATCCCACGAGATATCTATAAAGCAGTGGATATTATTTTATCAAATAAATCGATGCTGCTGGATATTGGAAAAGTCAATGAACATTACTTTATAAATATTGCCGGTGGTGGCAAGCTAACTGAATTAACCTATGATGTGCCAAGTAAGTTGAAGACAATGCTTGGACAGTTGGCATATTATATCAAGGGAATTGAGATGCTTCCATCGCTGAAACCGATTAAAGTTAAAATTGAATATGATGATGAAGTGCTGGAAGATGATATTATGCTCTTTCTTGTATCGAATACCAATTCGGTTGGGGGATTTGAAAAACTGGCCCCAAGCGCGAAAATGAATGATGGATATTTTGATTTGCTGATTTTGCGCAAAACCAATTTGGCCGAATTTATTCATATTGCCTCCCTTGCTTTACGAGGAGCACATTTGGATAGTAAAAATATTATTTATAGACAAGCGAAGCATGTAAAAGTATCTGTCGATGAAAAGATGCAATTAAATATTGATGGTGAATATGGTGGGTTACTGCCAGGGGAATTTGTAAACCTACGAGAACATATTGAATTTTTTGTTCCAGAAGAATTCATGGATATGCAGGAAGACTTGGATTAG
- a CDS encoding arylamine N-acetyltransferase yields MTVDSLFRKRMRIPANEDITFDKLEYLLEKTAKILPFENLSVIENRNYEITKESLINKILGNNEGGLCYELNPILYYFLIENGFNAVLVRGNVYNNDKETFQQLGRTHVTILVSHQGRIYLVDTGFGSNLPLKPVPLTGKSVISRNGEFRIREINNDHGNYMLQIKIKHKHTEWKNGYAFLSNKPIKSISELNEVQTTIFRHQESPFNKSPLFSFFTTNGRKVLTNTHITQWMNGVMTKEKTENKNFKEVVKQHFGNYR; encoded by the coding sequence ATGACGGTAGATTCATTATTTCGTAAAAGAATGAGAATACCAGCAAATGAAGATATTACATTTGATAAGCTAGAATATCTACTTGAAAAAACAGCAAAAATTCTTCCATTTGAAAATTTATCAGTTATTGAAAATAGAAATTATGAGATTACGAAGGAAAGTCTTATAAACAAAATATTAGGTAATAATGAAGGTGGTCTATGCTATGAATTAAATCCAATACTTTATTATTTTTTAATAGAAAACGGATTTAATGCCGTATTGGTTAGAGGCAATGTATATAATAATGATAAGGAGACCTTTCAACAATTAGGAAGAACACACGTAACGATTCTTGTGTCCCACCAAGGCAGGATCTATTTAGTGGATACGGGATTTGGTAGTAATTTACCGTTGAAACCAGTTCCTTTGACCGGAAAATCTGTAATATCAAGGAATGGAGAATTTCGAATCAGAGAAATAAATAATGATCATGGAAACTATATGCTCCAGATTAAAATAAAACATAAACATACAGAGTGGAAGAATGGTTATGCCTTTCTTTCTAATAAACCTATCAAGAGTATATCAGAATTAAACGAGGTTCAAACTACCATCTTTAGACACCAAGAGTCACCGTTTAATAAAAGTCCACTATTTTCATTCTTTACAACCAATGGAAGGAAAGTCCTGACCAATACCCATATTACCCAATGGATGAATGGAGTTATGACAAAAGAGAAAACTGAAAACAAGAATTTTAAAGAAGTAGTTAAACAGCACTTTGGAAATTATCGTTAA
- the queD gene encoding 6-carboxytetrahydropterin synthase QueD, protein MMQQIYPVIEHPYAYELNKDFQFAAAHYVPHEDAGKCQNMHGHTYFTNVTIAGDELDHTGFLVNFKEIKDLIHKRFDHRLMNEDDRFSDQDAEYFPTTEVVARTIYEIIQEFLNTLPNKPTCVQVYLRETPTSYCIYRPKEKTL, encoded by the coding sequence ATGATGCAACAGATTTATCCAGTTATAGAACATCCCTATGCATATGAACTAAATAAAGATTTTCAATTTGCCGCAGCTCATTATGTACCACATGAGGATGCTGGGAAATGTCAAAATATGCATGGGCACACCTATTTTACAAATGTTACCATTGCAGGAGACGAACTTGATCACACAGGTTTTTTGGTTAATTTTAAAGAAATAAAGGATTTAATCCATAAGAGATTTGATCATCGTTTGATGAATGAAGACGATAGATTCTCTGACCAAGACGCTGAATATTTTCCGACAACAGAAGTGGTTGCCAGGACTATATATGAAATCATTCAGGAATTCCTAAACACCTTGCCGAATAAGCCAACATGTGTTCAGGTGTATTTAAGGGAAACGCCCACGAGCTATTGTATTTACCGACCAAAGGAGAAAACATTATGA
- a CDS encoding 2-isopropylmalate synthase, translating to MSRKFWVFDTTLRDGEQVPGAKLNLYEKLEVAKQLKKLQVDMIEAGFPSSSTGDFNAVKEIARKVGNSDDLIITALARAVKSDIEAVYNSVKYAENPLIHIVLGASDIHAEKKFGKSKSQLLDIGVDAVKFAKTLLPEVQYSTEDASRADFEYLWQTIEAVVKAGATIINVPDTVGFAEPEEFGGLIYKINDRLKNLNDNVLLSVHCHNDLGMATANTLAAIKNGADKVECTINGIGERAGNASLEEVVMAVHTRAEIYQAYTNVNTMEIMNTSRMVSEFMGLDVQVNKAITGENAFAHSSGIHQDGLIKSRDTYEIINPIDIGLDDMELVLTARSGRHAVKTAFKQLGMNQFTNTEFEEIFTDFLELADAKKEVYNHDLYVIIENYYKKKNKDNENMNHFSSNFYELVDLQVISNAKFPSANVELKKAGQTLTGSAVGSGPIDALYSAIMDGCELDIKLIQYDIRSISKGKEALGKVKIQVEYKGETYIAKASDTDILKASADAYINAINSIVIDHLLPVS from the coding sequence ATGTCAAGAAAGTTTTGGGTATTTGATACGACATTAAGAGATGGCGAACAAGTTCCAGGTGCTAAATTAAATCTATATGAAAAATTGGAAGTCGCTAAGCAATTAAAGAAACTACAGGTTGATATGATTGAAGCCGGGTTCCCATCTTCATCAACAGGTGATTTTAATGCTGTTAAAGAAATTGCCAGGAAAGTAGGAAATTCAGATGACTTAATTATTACGGCGTTAGCCAGAGCAGTAAAATCTGATATTGAGGCTGTATACAATAGTGTAAAATATGCAGAAAATCCACTCATCCATATTGTCTTAGGTGCTTCGGATATTCACGCAGAAAAGAAATTTGGAAAATCAAAAAGTCAACTATTGGATATTGGAGTGGATGCCGTGAAGTTTGCGAAAACACTCCTGCCTGAAGTGCAGTATTCGACAGAGGATGCATCACGAGCTGACTTTGAATATTTGTGGCAAACGATAGAGGCGGTTGTTAAAGCAGGAGCTACAATTATTAATGTACCTGATACAGTTGGATTTGCTGAACCAGAAGAGTTCGGCGGACTGATATATAAGATTAATGATCGCTTAAAGAATTTGAATGATAATGTACTTCTAAGTGTTCATTGCCATAATGATTTAGGTATGGCTACAGCTAATACCTTAGCAGCAATTAAAAATGGTGCAGACAAAGTAGAATGCACAATCAATGGAATTGGAGAACGTGCAGGAAATGCTTCATTAGAGGAAGTAGTGATGGCAGTCCATACACGTGCTGAAATATATCAAGCATATACGAATGTGAATACAATGGAAATCATGAATACATCGAGAATGGTAAGTGAATTTATGGGGCTTGATGTACAAGTAAATAAAGCAATTACAGGAGAAAATGCTTTTGCACATTCTTCAGGCATACATCAAGATGGATTAATCAAATCAAGAGATACTTATGAAATCATTAATCCAATCGATATTGGACTTGATGATATGGAACTTGTTTTAACAGCTCGTTCTGGACGTCACGCAGTAAAAACTGCATTTAAACAATTAGGCATGAATCAATTTACAAATACGGAATTTGAAGAAATCTTTACAGACTTCCTTGAATTAGCTGATGCGAAAAAAGAAGTATACAATCATGATTTATATGTGATTATAGAAAACTATTATAAGAAAAAGAATAAAGATAATGAAAATATGAATCATTTCAGCAGTAATTTTTATGAGCTGGTTGATTTACAGGTGATCAGCAATGCAAAATTCCCTTCCGCCAATGTGGAATTAAAGAAAGCTGGTCAAACCTTGACAGGAAGTGCTGTTGGGTCTGGCCCCATTGATGCTTTATATTCCGCAATAATGGATGGATGTGAATTAGATATAAAGTTGATTCAATACGATATAAGGAGTATTTCAAAAGGAAAAGAAGCATTAGGCAAAGTGAAAATACAAGTTGAATATAAAGGGGAAACATATATCGCCAAAGCATCAGATACCGATATCTTAAAGGCAAGTGCAGATGCGTATATTAATGCAATAAATAGCATTGTGATTGATCATTTACTTCCAGTTAGCTAA
- the gatB gene encoding Asp-tRNA(Asn)/Glu-tRNA(Gln) amidotransferase subunit GatB, whose amino-acid sequence MNFETIIGLEVHVELKTKSKIFSPSINAFGSDPNTNINPIDLGYPGTLPVLNEEAVNFAMKAAMALNCEIATHTKFDRKNYFYPDNPKAYQISQFDQPIGENGWIEIEVNGKKKRIGITRVHMEEDAGKLTHGEDGYSYIDFNRQGTPLIEIVSEPDMRSPEEAYAYLEKLKNIIQYTGVSDVKMQEGSLRCDANISLRPIGQERFGTKAELKNLNSFSYVQKGLEFEEKRQEKVLLSGGEILQETRRYDEKTKETILMRVKEGSDDYRYFPEPDLVPLYIDDAWKERVRSEIPELPDARRKRYVLELGLSEYDANVLTASKQMSDFFEEAVSHGGDIKQVSNWLMGEVSAYMNKHYKEIQELAITPEALAKMIQLIEDGTISSKIAKKVFAELVENGGNPEQIVKDKGLVQISDPEQLKEIVNKVLDENEQSIIDFKNGKGKAHGYLVGQIMKATKGQANPPLVNKILSEELSKR is encoded by the coding sequence ATGAATTTTGAAACAATTATTGGACTTGAGGTACACGTTGAATTAAAGACAAAATCGAAAATATTCAGCCCGAGTATTAATGCATTCGGATCTGATCCAAATACAAATATAAACCCAATTGACCTGGGATATCCAGGTACGCTTCCGGTTTTAAATGAAGAAGCAGTTAACTTTGCAATGAAAGCTGCAATGGCACTGAATTGTGAAATTGCAACACATACAAAGTTTGACCGTAAAAATTACTTTTACCCAGATAACCCGAAAGCCTATCAGATTTCCCAGTTTGATCAGCCGATTGGTGAGAATGGCTGGATAGAAATTGAAGTAAATGGGAAGAAGAAACGTATCGGGATTACACGTGTCCATATGGAAGAGGATGCAGGTAAATTGACACATGGTGAGGATGGTTATTCGTATATTGACTTTAACCGCCAAGGAACACCACTGATTGAAATCGTATCAGAACCAGATATGCGCTCTCCAGAGGAGGCATACGCATATTTGGAAAAACTAAAAAATATTATCCAGTATACAGGCGTTTCCGATGTGAAGATGCAGGAAGGTTCACTAAGATGTGATGCAAATATTTCATTACGACCAATCGGACAAGAGAGATTCGGTACAAAAGCAGAGCTTAAGAACTTGAACTCCTTCTCTTATGTTCAAAAAGGTCTTGAATTTGAAGAGAAACGTCAAGAAAAGGTTCTTCTGTCAGGTGGGGAAATTCTTCAGGAAACACGCCGTTATGATGAAAAAACAAAAGAAACGATTCTTATGCGTGTGAAGGAAGGTTCGGATGATTATCGTTACTTCCCTGAGCCGGATTTAGTACCACTTTATATTGACGATGCATGGAAAGAGCGCGTTCGCAGTGAAATACCTGAGCTGCCAGATGCTCGCAGAAAACGTTATGTTTTAGAGCTTGGCTTGTCTGAATACGATGCGAATGTATTAACAGCATCAAAGCAAATGTCCGATTTCTTTGAAGAAGCTGTCTCACATGGCGGTGATATCAAGCAAGTATCGAACTGGCTAATGGGTGAAGTTTCTGCATATATGAATAAACATTATAAAGAAATCCAAGAACTAGCGATTACCCCTGAAGCATTGGCTAAAATGATTCAGTTGATTGAAGATGGAACGATTTCCTCCAAAATTGCGAAGAAAGTATTTGCTGAGCTCGTCGAGAATGGCGGAAATCCAGAGCAGATCGTTAAAGATAAAGGTCTTGTTCAAATATCTGATCCAGAGCAGCTGAAAGAAATTGTTAATAAGGTGTTGGATGAGAATGAACAATCCATTATTGATTTTAAGAATGGAAAAGGCAAAGCGCATGGTTACCTTGTTGGTCAAATTATGAAAGCTACAAAAGGACAAGCAAACCCGCCACTTGTTAACAAGATTCTTTCTGAAGAGTTAAGTAAACGATAA
- the gatC gene encoding Asp-tRNA(Asn)/Glu-tRNA(Gln) amidotransferase subunit GatC codes for MADISKEEVKHVAHLARLAVTDEEVEQLADELSAIIDYAEQLNELDTDGIEPTTHVLDLKNIMRKDEPKDWITQEEAFKNAPDHQDGHFRVPSILGDS; via the coding sequence ATGGCAGATATTTCAAAAGAAGAAGTGAAACATGTCGCACACTTAGCAAGACTTGCTGTAACTGACGAAGAAGTAGAGCAGCTTGCAGATGAACTGAGTGCAATTATCGATTATGCTGAACAATTGAATGAATTGGATACAGACGGTATTGAGCCGACAACACATGTACTTGATTTGAAAAATATAATGCGCAAAGATGAACCAAAAGACTGGATTACTCAAGAGGAAGCATTCAAGAATGCTCCTGATCATCAAGACGGTCATTTCCGCGTACCATCGATTTTGGGAGATAGCTAA